One window of Candidatus Paceibacterota bacterium genomic DNA carries:
- the argS gene encoding arginine--tRNA ligase, whose protein sequence is MKEKLEISVKKALKTLSIEAESVSFEHPTEISHGDYSTNIALALSKHSKENPRVLAEKIVGEINKKLPKEIHKVEVAGAGFINFFLSKEFFVEQTAEILAEGQNFGRNSSLKKEKVVIEYTNPNPFKQFHIGHLMNNAIGESLSRIVDASGAKLTRVNYQGDVGLHVAKALYGMMHSSRPLPKEESLEKQIAYLGESYVAGATAYEENEEAKKEIQEINKKVFEKSDKEINKLYEWGRKISLEDFERLYQKLGTKFEHYFFESEAGAIGKKIVLEYLEKGVFEKSDGAIIFPGEKHALHTRVFINSQGLPTYEAKELGVSQMKYDMYRYDLSLVVAGNEINDYFKVLTRVIAILYPELADKIKHIPNGMLRLASGKMSSRKGNVILGNDLISDVEKLVEEKMKDRELPAGQKKEIVEKVAIGAIKYSILRQSPGKDIIFDLDKSLSFEGDSGPYLQYTAVRANSVLEKAKEMKIKSSAKDGEGEVNLVEKMLYRFPEIVELSLKEYAPQYIATYLIELAGAFNSYYGNTKIINTDPGVSYRLSLTEAVKIVLANGLNLLGIQVPEKM, encoded by the coding sequence ATGAAAGAGAAATTAGAAATTTCGGTAAAGAAAGCTCTGAAAACACTTTCTATTGAAGCGGAAAGTGTTTCTTTCGAGCACCCAACAGAAATTTCTCACGGGGATTATTCGACGAATATTGCTCTTGCACTTTCGAAACATTCAAAAGAAAATCCTCGGGTTTTGGCGGAAAAAATTGTGGGGGAAATTAATAAAAAACTTCCCAAAGAGATTCACAAAGTTGAAGTTGCCGGGGCGGGATTTATTAATTTTTTTCTTTCGAAGGAATTTTTTGTAGAGCAAACGGCCGAAATTTTGGCGGAAGGCCAAAATTTCGGCCGAAACAGCTCTCTTAAAAAAGAAAAAGTAGTTATTGAATACACAAACCCAAATCCTTTCAAGCAATTTCATATCGGTCATTTGATGAATAATGCTATAGGCGAATCACTCTCGAGAATCGTCGATGCAAGCGGAGCTAAACTCACTCGCGTGAATTATCAGGGAGATGTTGGGCTTCATGTGGCGAAAGCTCTTTATGGAATGATGCACTCTTCACGCCCCCTTCCCAAAGAAGAATCACTCGAAAAGCAGATCGCATATCTTGGTGAATCCTATGTCGCAGGCGCGACTGCATATGAAGAAAATGAGGAAGCAAAAAAAGAAATTCAGGAAATAAATAAAAAAGTTTTTGAAAAAAGTGATAAGGAAATAAATAAGCTCTATGAATGGGGGAGAAAAATCAGTCTTGAAGATTTTGAGCGTCTGTATCAGAAACTCGGGACAAAGTTTGAGCATTATTTTTTTGAAAGCGAAGCTGGGGCGATAGGAAAGAAAATTGTGCTTGAATATCTTGAAAAAGGCGTTTTTGAGAAAAGTGATGGAGCTATTATCTTTCCTGGTGAGAAACATGCCCTGCATACACGCGTTTTCATTAATTCACAAGGCTTGCCGACATATGAGGCAAAAGAGCTCGGAGTTTCGCAGATGAAATATGACATGTATCGTTACGATCTTTCCTTGGTGGTTGCGGGAAACGAGATCAATGATTATTTCAAGGTACTTACAAGAGTGATCGCAATTTTGTACCCAGAACTTGCAGACAAAATAAAACATATACCAAATGGAATGCTTCGCCTTGCCAGCGGGAAAATGTCCTCTCGAAAGGGAAATGTGATATTAGGGAATGATTTGATTTCCGATGTCGAGAAATTAGTGGAAGAAAAAATGAAAGACCGCGAACTTCCAGCTGGTCAGAAAAAAGAAATTGTAGAAAAAGTGGCGATCGGCGCTATCAAGTATTCGATTCTTCGCCAATCACCCGGCAAAGATATTATTTTTGATCTTGATAAATCACTTTCATTCGAAGGAGATTCGGGACCATATCTGCAATACACAGCAGTCCGCGCAAATTCTGTGCTAGAAAAAGCGAAAGAGATGAAAATCAAATCGAGCGCTAAAGATGGAGAAGGAGAAGTGAATCTTGTTGAAAAAATGTTGTATCGTTTTCCCGAAATTGTCGAGCTTTCTCTTAAAGAATACGCTCCACAATACATTGCGACATATCTCATCGAACTTGCGGGAGCTTTCAATTCATATTATGGAAATACAAAAATTATCAATACCGATCCGGGTGTGTCATACAGACTTTCCCTTACGGAAGCTGTAAAAATAGTTCTCGCCAACGGCCTTAACCTTCTAGGCATACAAGTGCCTGAAAAAATGTAA
- a CDS encoding aminoglycoside phosphotransferase family protein, whose product MERTKEEYLELIKKEFPEVSFQNSRLITHGWDNNVIVLDDRLIFRFPKSENYIRRFQVEVKFLEHLLTKVTLPIPKYIYLSKDRSFGGYQMLTGTEMQPELFNSQSEIQKTDIAKALGKFISDLHSTPTEILRNCGFKADPKGHWWGKRNIESILKELREKVFPELTNKEVDWVEHQFNEYLGLSFDFEPKIIHYDLNNKHILFDQTTGALTGIIDFSDIDIADPAADFAGLWDYGNLFAEQTFSFYSGQKDKDLLRRSKFPGLIRPIKHMLETKQGRKIPDGYEILRKKLSEMIASGFTM is encoded by the coding sequence ATGGAAAGAACAAAAGAAGAATATCTGGAGCTTATAAAAAAGGAATTCCCCGAAGTTTCGTTTCAAAATTCCAGATTGATCACTCATGGATGGGATAACAATGTGATCGTCTTGGACGATAGGCTCATTTTCCGTTTTCCTAAATCGGAGAATTATATTCGACGTTTTCAAGTGGAGGTAAAATTCCTAGAACACCTACTCACAAAAGTAACGCTACCCATTCCCAAATATATCTATCTTTCTAAAGACAGGAGCTTTGGTGGATATCAAATGCTGACTGGTACTGAAATGCAACCTGAACTTTTCAATTCACAAAGTGAAATTCAAAAAACTGATATCGCCAAAGCATTAGGAAAATTTATTTCGGATTTACATTCGACGCCGACGGAGATATTGAGAAACTGCGGTTTCAAGGCTGATCCGAAAGGGCACTGGTGGGGAAAGCGAAATATCGAATCAATTTTAAAAGAGTTACGAGAGAAAGTTTTTCCTGAATTGACAAACAAAGAGGTTGACTGGGTTGAACACCAGTTCAATGAATATCTCGGTCTGTCTTTCGACTTTGAACCAAAAATAATTCATTATGATTTAAACAACAAACATATACTTTTTGACCAAACCACAGGAGCCTTAACCGGCATTATTGATTTTTCAGATATCGACATCGCAGATCCGGCAGCAGATTTTGCTGGCTTGTGGGATTATGGAAATCTTTTCGCAGAGCAGACTTTCTCATTCTATAGTGGTCAAAAGGACAAAGATCTCTTGAGAAGATCGAAATTCCCAGGTCTTATAAGACCCATAAAACATATGCTGGAGACAAAACAAGGAAGAAAAATCCCCGATGGTTATGAGATACTGCGCAAGAAACTTAGTGAGATGATTGCATCTGGTTTCACTATGTAA
- the thyA gene encoding thymidylate synthase, giving the protein MKPLKDRTPDSQYQDILRRIMKEGREIVPIHSRLPTGKMGEKAKMLVGVQLRYPIENGFPVITERDLSGKFFQGALAEHIAFLHGARTNEELKKFGCKWWGRWVTKEKCDIFGLPEGDLGDGSYGAAWASFPTKEGTPFNQIENVIKQLKERPYLRTHFISPWIPQYAIQHSTLKRKVVVAPCHGWIHILAFPETKEIVIHHFQRSADFPVGVPFNIIQYAGFGMMVAQLLGYTMKELVHTFSDAHIYESQYSYVEELLKREPKRLPTVTLDPNIKDIFDFKPEHFTLSDYEPHPAMIIPTPV; this is encoded by the coding sequence ATGAAACCACTCAAAGACCGAACTCCTGATAGCCAGTATCAAGATATTCTAAGGAGGATAATGAAAGAGGGGCGCGAGATTGTTCCTATTCATAGCCGGCTTCCTACCGGAAAAATGGGAGAAAAAGCGAAAATGCTCGTGGGAGTCCAGCTTCGCTACCCTATCGAGAACGGCTTTCCTGTTATCACCGAACGCGACTTGTCTGGAAAATTTTTCCAGGGAGCTCTCGCAGAACACATTGCTTTCCTTCACGGTGCTCGCACCAATGAGGAGTTGAAAAAATTCGGCTGTAAATGGTGGGGACGATGGGTAACCAAAGAAAAGTGCGACATCTTCGGACTTCCCGAAGGAGATTTGGGAGACGGTTCATACGGAGCGGCATGGGCAAGCTTCCCTACCAAAGAAGGAACACCCTTTAACCAGATTGAAAACGTAATTAAACAGCTGAAAGAACGCCCATACCTGCGAACCCATTTTATAAGCCCATGGATCCCGCAATACGCCATCCAGCACAGTACCCTCAAAAGAAAAGTAGTGGTTGCACCATGCCACGGCTGGATTCACATTCTTGCTTTCCCCGAAACAAAAGAAATTGTTATTCATCACTTCCAAAGAAGCGCGGACTTCCCTGTCGGAGTGCCATTTAACATCATTCAGTATGCAGGATTCGGTATGATGGTGGCACAGCTTCTCGGCTACACCATGAAAGAATTGGTACACACTTTTTCTGACGCCCATATTTACGAAAGCCAATACAGCTATGTCGAGGAACTTTTGAAACGAGAACCAAAGCGACTCCCAACAGTAACACTCGACCCAAATATAAAAGACATTTTTGATTTCAAACCTGAACATTTCACGCTCTCCGACTACGAGCCTCACCCAGCGATGATTATTCCGACCCCAGTTTAA
- a CDS encoding adenylyltransferase/cytidyltransferase family protein — MSEANIKKILSNTADLKTRFIGDYKELKKIVDTFKKIGYRIVLTQGVYDLIHEGHAAYLEKARSYGDLLIVGVDSDELTKQRKGPNRPIVPQQERMKMLVHLRHVDIVTIREAHHKIGDLIRLVKPDVLIVSKSTSDFTNKMVNEYTPYCKKIVSLMPQATTSTSARVRNLTLEGAEKLAGEISKLTENFIFKIRQA, encoded by the coding sequence ATGTCAGAAGCTAATATAAAAAAGATCTTAAGCAATACTGCTGATCTGAAAACTCGTTTTATCGGTGATTACAAGGAATTAAAGAAAATCGTCGACACATTTAAAAAAATCGGTTATCGAATTGTTTTGACTCAAGGCGTGTATGACCTTATCCACGAAGGCCACGCAGCTTATCTTGAAAAAGCTCGCTCTTACGGAGATCTTTTGATTGTCGGCGTTGATTCTGATGAACTCACGAAGCAGAGAAAGGGGCCGAATCGCCCTATAGTTCCGCAACAAGAAAGAATGAAGATGCTTGTTCATTTACGGCACGTTGATATTGTGACGATACGCGAAGCGCATCACAAGATCGGCGATCTTATCCGTCTCGTGAAGCCTGATGTGCTCATTGTTTCGAAAAGCACCAGCGATTTTACGAACAAAATGGTCAACGAATATACGCCGTATTGCAAAAAAATTGTCTCTCTTATGCCGCAGGCAACCACTTCGACATCAGCTCGCGTTAGAAATCTTACTCTCGAAGGAGCAGAGAAACTGGCCGGAGAGATCTCCAAACTCACTGAAAATTTCATATTTAAGATCAGGCAAGCGTAA
- a CDS encoding HIT domain-containing protein: MAKTKKSFVNIANSKRGVYEEVIKKIAKQKVCPFCEEELHKHHERPIHQKGAYWIATDNMYPYKNTKVHLLFIHRKHISDITEMSKEAWEELRSMMKDFIQKKKTPGGILHMRFGDTRYTGASVQHLHAHLISPDLKAEKQFGFKWEEKE, from the coding sequence ATGGCAAAAACGAAAAAATCTTTCGTAAATATCGCGAACTCAAAGCGTGGAGTATACGAGGAGGTGATCAAAAAGATCGCTAAGCAAAAAGTGTGCCCTTTTTGCGAAGAAGAACTCCATAAACATCACGAGAGGCCGATACATCAAAAAGGCGCCTACTGGATTGCCACTGATAATATGTATCCGTACAAAAATACCAAAGTTCACCTCCTTTTTATCCATAGAAAACATATCTCGGATATAACAGAAATGTCCAAAGAAGCGTGGGAGGAACTGCGCAGTATGATGAAAGATTTTATACAGAAAAAGAAAACCCCCGGCGGCATACTTCATATGAGATTCGGGGACACGAGATACACGGGAGCATCGGTGCAACATCTGCACGCTCATCTTATTTCTCCCGACCTGAAAGCGGAAAAACAATTTGGGTTCAAATGGGAAGAGAAGGAGTGA
- a CDS encoding dihydrofolate reductase codes for MSKVNMIAGISEKTRGLGTENKLLWRIPEDLKRFKALTMGHPIIMGRKTYESIGRALPGRANIIVTRNKDFKAEGCIVTNTIEEALEKGRASEGGAAEIFVIGGGEIYKQALPFADRLYLTIIHSEIPADTFFPEYENEFKKETFREEKMFGDLKYSWVTLEK; via the coding sequence ATGTCAAAAGTAAACATGATAGCTGGAATAAGCGAGAAAACCCGTGGCCTCGGCACGGAAAATAAGCTTCTGTGGCGGATTCCAGAGGATTTGAAGCGGTTTAAAGCGCTTACGATGGGGCATCCCATTATCATGGGACGAAAAACGTATGAGTCCATAGGACGGGCGCTCCCCGGCCGTGCAAATATCATCGTCACCAGAAATAAAGATTTCAAAGCGGAAGGGTGCATTGTGACAAATACGATCGAAGAGGCGCTCGAAAAAGGCCGCGCCTCTGAAGGAGGCGCGGCCGAAATCTTCGTCATCGGTGGAGGAGAAATTTACAAACAAGCACTCCCCTTCGCAGACAGGCTCTACCTCACAATCATTCACTCTGAAATCCCAGCCGACACATTTTTCCCAGAATACGAAAACGAATTCAAGAAAGAAACTTTCCGAGAAGAAAAAATGTTTGGCGATTTGAAATATTCTTGGGTCACTTTGGAAAAATAG
- a CDS encoding HD domain-containing protein yields the protein MSDQNLRFLFEIATLRNLDRSWRQYIGMDVESVLEHIVRVMFLALLIARKEGVKNEEKIMKMVLVHDLAETRTSDHMYVHKVYVKADEKKAADHLFFGTLFGDLRKDILHEYEERKSIEAKIVKDADNLECDMELKELEARGSTVRKKLASGRRLVRDKKLYTKTARKLWDAIQKADVDEWHLTSNKWLKIPNAGK from the coding sequence ATGTCAGACCAAAATCTTCGATTCTTATTTGAAATAGCGACGCTCCGAAATCTCGACCGCTCATGGAGGCAGTATATCGGTATGGATGTTGAAAGTGTTCTAGAACATATTGTTCGTGTGATGTTTCTCGCGCTTCTTATCGCCCGTAAAGAAGGGGTGAAGAATGAAGAGAAAATTATGAAAATGGTGCTTGTTCACGATCTTGCGGAAACGAGAACGAGCGATCATATGTATGTTCATAAGGTATATGTGAAAGCGGACGAGAAAAAGGCCGCCGACCATCTCTTTTTCGGAACGCTTTTTGGAGATTTGCGAAAAGATATCCTTCATGAGTATGAAGAGCGGAAATCTATTGAGGCGAAAATTGTAAAAGATGCCGATAATCTTGAATGCGATATGGAACTCAAAGAATTGGAAGCGAGGGGGTCTACAGTGCGAAAGAAACTCGCTTCTGGGAGGAGACTGGTGCGAGACAAGAAACTCTACACCAAAACCGCACGGAAGCTTTGGGATGCGATTCAAAAAGCAGATGTGGATGAGTGGCATCTTACGAGTAATAAGTGGCTTAAGATTCCGAATGCTGGGAAATAA
- a CDS encoding serine hydroxymethyltransferase, producing the protein MTQNLKFIKKQDPAVYKAIVGEEKREAEGLELIPSENYVSQAVLEANGSVFTNKYSEGYIGRRYYGGQEFTDTVEKIAIERACKLFGAKYANVQTHSGAPANIGLYFALMNPGDTILGMDLSHGGHLTHGHPVTSISKIFKFVRYQMKNIETGEIDYVGLRETALKEKPKVILAGYSAYPRELDYAKFVEIAREVGAVCVMDIAHIAGLIAGKAVKNPFDYGFDVMTSTTHKTLRGPRGGLILVRENEELAKKIDKSVFPGLQGGPHMHTVAAKAVAFGEALKPAFKKYAEQILKNAKAMEAVFKREKIRMITGGTSNHLILADVWGSLDVSGKEAQTVLDEVGITLNMNMIAGDTRKPMDPSGIRFGTPAITTRGFKEKECARVAELIIETLKNKSDEKKKKAIHTEIIKLAKKFPIPDTFV; encoded by the coding sequence ATGACTCAAAATTTAAAATTCATAAAGAAACAAGATCCGGCGGTCTATAAAGCGATAGTGGGGGAGGAAAAACGGGAAGCGGAAGGGCTTGAGCTCATTCCTTCGGAAAACTATGTTTCGCAGGCTGTGCTTGAAGCGAATGGCTCTGTTTTCACCAATAAATATTCTGAAGGATATATCGGGCGAAGATATTATGGCGGACAAGAATTTACTGATACAGTAGAGAAAATTGCTATCGAAAGAGCTTGCAAACTTTTTGGCGCAAAATATGCGAATGTTCAGACGCATTCTGGCGCACCGGCAAACATCGGTCTCTATTTTGCTCTCATGAATCCGGGCGATACGATTCTCGGAATGGATCTCTCACACGGAGGGCACCTCACTCACGGACATCCTGTGACTTCGATTTCGAAAATTTTCAAATTCGTCCGCTACCAGATGAAAAATATCGAGACAGGTGAGATTGATTACGTGGGACTTCGGGAGACTGCGCTCAAAGAAAAACCGAAAGTCATTCTCGCCGGCTATTCTGCATATCCGCGTGAGCTTGATTATGCGAAGTTTGTAGAAATTGCACGCGAAGTCGGCGCAGTCTGTGTGATGGATATCGCTCATATCGCAGGACTCATTGCAGGCAAGGCGGTCAAGAATCCTTTTGATTATGGATTTGATGTGATGACGAGTACGACACACAAAACTTTGCGTGGTCCTCGCGGCGGTTTGATTTTGGTACGCGAGAATGAAGAGCTCGCAAAGAAAATTGATAAATCGGTTTTCCCCGGGCTTCAAGGTGGACCGCACATGCATACTGTCGCAGCAAAAGCAGTAGCGTTTGGTGAAGCACTGAAACCCGCTTTCAAAAAATATGCCGAGCAGATTCTCAAAAACGCGAAAGCAATGGAGGCGGTTTTCAAGCGAGAAAAAATTCGAATGATTACAGGTGGAACTTCAAATCATCTCATTCTCGCCGATGTGTGGGGCTCGCTCGACGTTTCTGGTAAAGAAGCGCAAACAGTACTCGATGAAGTGGGAATTACGCTCAATATGAATATGATCGCGGGGGATACAAGAAAGCCAATGGACCCATCAGGAATTCGCTTTGGTACGCCAGCAATCACAACACGAGGATTTAAAGAAAAAGAATGTGCACGTGTCGCCGAATTGATTATTGAAACTCTAAAAAATAAAAGTGACGAAAAGAAAAAGAAAGCAATTCACACGGAAATAATAAAACTGGCAAAAAAGTTTCCGATACCAGATACATTCGTATGA
- a CDS encoding deaminase — MKKVLVAFVPVIHLGYLDFFKKHNCPLYVIGSEFYAEFPKLERDVRALSPEIISTALKAIKIPREVVLLTKKDLGDLKKVSIVMPDDELSREFAEKYLKGTKIDFESIFLRWNKIITTSEFTVPPNRTISYETFDREMFPKVRKEAKKSSDWWRQNGAILLRDGKILVESHNRHLPTDLSMDVFGDPRSNFDAGEKLTKKIGGMEITPNDLSTVIHAEASVIGIAAKKGIPLEGTSLYCTTFPCPTCAKLVAEAGIKKVFYEKGYSILDAERILQAFGIEIILVKEK; from the coding sequence ATGAAAAAGGTTCTCGTCGCTTTTGTTCCGGTTATCCATCTCGGGTATCTCGATTTTTTCAAGAAGCATAACTGTCCGCTCTATGTCATTGGGTCGGAATTTTATGCTGAATTTCCAAAGTTGGAACGAGATGTCCGCGCTCTTTCTCCGGAAATAATTTCTACGGCACTTAAAGCGATAAAAATTCCGAGAGAAGTAGTTCTTCTTACCAAAAAGGATCTTGGAGATTTGAAAAAAGTTTCAATTGTCATGCCGGATGATGAGCTCTCGAGGGAATTTGCAGAAAAGTATCTGAAGGGCACGAAAATTGATTTCGAATCAATCTTTTTGCGCTGGAATAAAATTATTACTACGTCGGAATTTACAGTGCCTCCCAATCGAACTATTTCCTACGAAACTTTCGATAGAGAAATGTTTCCAAAGGTAAGAAAGGAAGCAAAAAAAAGTTCTGATTGGTGGAGGCAAAACGGCGCCATCCTTCTTCGAGACGGGAAAATCCTTGTGGAGAGCCATAATCGTCATCTTCCAACGGATTTAAGCATGGATGTTTTCGGCGATCCGCGGAGCAATTTTGATGCAGGGGAGAAGCTTACGAAAAAAATCGGAGGAATGGAGATAACTCCGAATGATCTCTCCACCGTCATCCATGCAGAAGCATCTGTTATTGGGATTGCAGCGAAAAAAGGGATTCCTCTCGAAGGGACATCGCTTTATTGCACCACTTTTCCTTGCCCCACTTGCGCGAAATTAGTTGCCGAAGCCGGAATTAAAAAAGTTTTCTATGAAAAAGGGTATTCAATTCTCGATGCCGAAAGAATTCTCCAGGCTTTCGGGATTGAAATAATTTTAGTAAAAGAAAAGTAA
- a CDS encoding DEAD/DEAH box helicase yields MENFTPKNPAELELQLQKASQTLGESIAVPSKIADTLGISLEDLKVKFPRRYEAYLKLIRAEKNNQEIPQEDLEHFQKWIRALNNLDRYIESQKTEIGRTLREKQVGVFEDMRDFVEEGGQAGYVKLPTGFGKTVIFSQFVEALGLRTLIAVPKKNLVHQTAKSLERFTDLDVGKLYQYAKEHDKPVTVSTYQSMIKETEDGGLKPEEYDCLILDEAHKALGPKSVHTIEKFDHALRLGFTATPQYSETKGVQDLLETEIHSISIKEAVDDGALSSFSVILARTKVDLSKVKVKSDGEYDEKDLEKAINVASRNMAAINLYKKMFNGKHAMAYCAGVEHAREVARLFNEAGIKSVAVAGEDHLSEEEMLDIFEKFRSGEIKVITNADIFVEGFDEPKASVCLNLRPTASPVVAEQRGGRVLRLDPSDENKHAFIVDFVDEDEKADSINISFAEVAEASEFPPRTNSRLGEVTPDQTESVSREKSDIVIEGLELVTDPNEVMRLVQNKASRKKGTNAELEAQEIPKCPEGWLAVLYFSDDQHKKYGLKRYMERSIISRVERKNAHLFGQFRSERKTQDTEWFLSPEAQALIEKDMAYHAGWDLKERGYTSGLELSKRFALFREKFRHLEDEISEADPQAIITRTYQRFYSADAIKEIEAVYGKFAPEGWIYRADIFRKYFGGSKTGGDAGNKLVEKLKKEMPDEVDVFVNRPTGHSLEFYSPRFVEEFGKRDITSVYKSKEEKAKRIEDKKREGPPSGWFPVKDIVILCRIKEPFLRRKLNDMEFLHDNEIKNLAFGFKTNILCATAKIIRQIILDDCKRIKTGEPPAGWQSTDEILQARSLELQDFYYKLLSLLPTPETMKRYTKKGVTDYYFSPDFLAKL; encoded by the coding sequence ATGGAAAATTTTACTCCTAAAAATCCAGCCGAACTCGAACTTCAGCTCCAGAAGGCCAGCCAAACTCTTGGAGAATCTATTGCCGTTCCTTCTAAAATAGCAGATACGCTTGGTATTTCTTTAGAAGACCTTAAGGTCAAGTTTCCTCGACGATACGAGGCGTATCTCAAGCTTATCCGAGCTGAGAAAAACAACCAGGAAATTCCGCAAGAAGATCTCGAACATTTTCAAAAATGGATTCGAGCACTTAACAATCTTGATCGTTATATAGAATCACAAAAGACCGAAATCGGCAGAACCCTTCGTGAAAAACAAGTAGGCGTTTTCGAGGATATGAGGGATTTCGTGGAAGAGGGTGGCCAGGCTGGTTACGTTAAATTACCTACGGGATTTGGTAAGACTGTCATTTTCTCTCAATTCGTAGAGGCTCTTGGCTTACGTACACTTATCGCAGTCCCCAAGAAGAATCTTGTCCACCAAACAGCAAAAAGCCTTGAACGGTTCACTGATCTTGATGTTGGAAAACTGTATCAATATGCCAAAGAGCACGATAAGCCAGTGACGGTTAGTACATACCAATCGATGATAAAGGAAACTGAAGATGGAGGATTAAAGCCGGAAGAGTACGACTGCCTTATCTTGGACGAAGCGCATAAAGCACTTGGGCCAAAAAGTGTTCACACCATTGAAAAGTTTGATCATGCGCTCCGGCTCGGATTCACAGCCACTCCGCAATATTCTGAAACAAAAGGAGTGCAAGATCTTTTGGAAACAGAAATCCACAGCATCTCGATCAAAGAGGCTGTGGACGATGGGGCGCTTTCCTCCTTTTCGGTCATTTTAGCAAGAACTAAAGTAGACCTTTCGAAAGTAAAGGTGAAATCTGACGGAGAATATGATGAAAAAGATTTGGAAAAAGCCATAAACGTAGCTTCCCGCAATATGGCTGCAATCAATCTTTATAAAAAGATGTTTAATGGAAAACACGCAATGGCCTATTGCGCTGGTGTCGAACATGCCCGGGAAGTTGCACGACTTTTCAACGAAGCTGGCATCAAAAGCGTAGCGGTCGCAGGTGAAGACCATCTTTCGGAAGAAGAAATGTTGGATATCTTTGAAAAATTCCGTTCAGGAGAGATCAAAGTGATTACCAATGCTGATATTTTTGTCGAAGGATTCGATGAGCCGAAAGCTTCTGTGTGTCTCAATTTGCGCCCAACCGCATCACCGGTCGTGGCAGAACAGCGGGGCGGTAGAGTTTTGAGACTAGATCCTTCCGATGAGAATAAGCACGCGTTTATCGTTGACTTTGTTGATGAGGATGAGAAGGCAGATTCCATAAATATTTCTTTTGCAGAAGTTGCGGAAGCTTCTGAATTTCCTCCGAGGACAAACTCGCGTCTCGGAGAGGTCACTCCAGATCAAACTGAATCAGTTTCTCGCGAGAAAAGCGATATTGTCATCGAAGGGCTGGAGCTTGTAACTGATCCGAATGAAGTTATGAGGCTCGTACAGAACAAGGCGTCCAGAAAAAAAGGAACAAATGCCGAGCTAGAAGCTCAGGAAATACCGAAATGCCCGGAAGGATGGCTTGCCGTTTTGTATTTTTCTGATGACCAACATAAAAAATATGGTTTAAAAAGATATATGGAACGTTCCATAATTTCTAGGGTAGAGCGCAAAAACGCGCATCTCTTCGGTCAATTTAGAAGCGAGCGAAAAACGCAAGATACAGAGTGGTTTTTGTCGCCTGAAGCGCAGGCTCTTATTGAAAAGGATATGGCTTATCATGCGGGGTGGGACTTGAAAGAGAGAGGATATACTTCTGGGCTTGAGCTCAGTAAAAGATTCGCTCTTTTTAGAGAAAAATTTCGACATTTGGAAGATGAAATATCAGAGGCGGATCCGCAAGCGATAATTACCCGTACCTATCAGAGATTTTATTCTGCGGATGCAATAAAAGAAATTGAGGCTGTTTATGGCAAGTTTGCTCCAGAGGGATGGATTTATCGGGCGGATATCTTCCGTAAATATTTTGGCGGTAGTAAAACTGGGGGTGACGCAGGGAACAAGTTGGTGGAAAAGTTGAAGAAAGAGATGCCTGATGAAGTCGATGTGTTTGTGAATAGGCCAACTGGCCATAGTTTAGAGTTCTATTCGCCTCGTTTTGTTGAAGAGTTTGGGAAGAGAGATATAACCAGTGTCTACAAAAGCAAAGAAGAAAAAGCAAAGCGCATCGAGGATAAGAAGCGGGAAGGTCCTCCTTCGGGGTGGTTTCCTGTGAAAGATATTGTTATTTTGTGTCGAATTAAGGAACCTTTCCTCAGGCGCAAATTGAATGATATGGAGTTTTTGCACGATAATGAAATTAAAAATCTCGCTTTCGGCTTTAAGACGAACATACTCTGTGCCACGGCAAAAATAATTCGCCAAATTATCCTGGATGATTGTAAACGTATCAAAACGGGAGAGCCGCCAGCTGGCTGGCAATCAACAGATGAGATTTTACAGGCAAGAAGCTTAGAACTGCAAGATTTCTACTATAAACTTCTTTCTTTGCTGCCGACTCCAGAGACTATGAAGAGATATACAAAGAAAGGTGTCACTGACTACTATTTCAGTCCTGATTTTTTGGCAAAGTTATAA